One stretch of Pigmentiphaga aceris DNA includes these proteins:
- a CDS encoding OpgC domain-containing protein translates to MDAKTPTRLLELDFFRGLVLLFIVVDHIANSVLAKITLRNYAIADAAEVFVFLAGLVTALSYAALARRRSVATADKRFLRRAWEIYVAFLITAALMVVCGLILRASHIDIPSLGPTEVEAFVAAPWSFLFQVFTLQRQPFLSDILPMYALFALLTPLLIRIGRKSGVALLALSLTVWLAAPTLGAMLPSAQPNSNWTFNPFAWQLLFVLGMSIGLRPQLPEDLSDRARRRITIAACCFAAFGAFCAMLWGNPAWHAAIVPQWVEDTFYPISKANAATLRVLSFMSVAWLVYSVCRGGRLQGVAQRMSLIAMIGRNGLNCFIGAAVISLGAEAIAYGVSGGEPAWPVSLTVDVLAILAVIAVAAWSESRSKARRAAAASASTPASVSPVASRPTPLGSAPVQPVQAPRQSTPH, encoded by the coding sequence ATGGATGCCAAAACTCCTACACGGCTCCTTGAGCTGGATTTTTTCCGCGGCCTTGTGCTCCTGTTCATCGTTGTCGACCATATCGCCAATAGCGTACTGGCCAAGATAACGCTGCGTAACTACGCAATTGCCGACGCCGCCGAAGTTTTCGTCTTCCTGGCCGGCCTGGTTACCGCACTGTCTTATGCAGCCTTGGCGCGACGCCGCTCGGTTGCCACCGCAGACAAACGTTTTCTGCGTCGTGCCTGGGAAATCTACGTGGCTTTCCTGATCACCGCGGCACTCATGGTCGTGTGCGGCTTGATTCTGCGTGCCAGCCACATCGATATTCCGTCGTTGGGCCCGACCGAGGTCGAGGCATTTGTGGCTGCACCGTGGTCTTTCCTGTTCCAGGTCTTCACGCTCCAGCGCCAGCCTTTCCTGTCTGACATCTTGCCGATGTACGCCTTGTTTGCGCTGTTGACGCCCTTGCTTATCCGCATTGGCCGCAAGTCGGGTGTGGCATTGCTCGCGCTGAGCCTCACGGTGTGGCTGGCCGCGCCGACCTTGGGTGCGATGCTGCCTAGCGCCCAACCGAACAGCAACTGGACCTTCAATCCCTTCGCATGGCAACTGCTCTTCGTGCTGGGCATGTCGATCGGTCTGCGCCCGCAATTACCTGAAGACTTGTCGGATCGCGCACGTCGCCGTATTACCATTGCTGCGTGCTGCTTCGCCGCTTTCGGCGCGTTTTGCGCTATGTTGTGGGGCAATCCCGCATGGCATGCTGCGATCGTGCCGCAGTGGGTGGAAGACACGTTCTATCCGATCTCCAAGGCGAATGCCGCTACCTTGAGGGTGCTGAGCTTCATGTCCGTTGCCTGGTTGGTGTATAGCGTTTGCCGTGGGGGGCGTCTGCAAGGCGTGGCCCAGCGCATGAGCCTGATCGCCATGATCGGGCGCAACGGGCTGAACTGTTTCATTGGTGCAGCGGTGATTTCGCTGGGTGCCGAGGCTATCGCCTACGGCGTAAGTGGTGGCGAACCCGCATGGCCGGTATCCCTGACAGTTGATGTTTTGGCTATTCTTGCCGTGATCGCAGTCGCAGCCTGGTCTGAGTCGCGCAGCAAGGCGCGCCGTGCTGCGGCTGCGTCGGCATCCACGCCTGCTTCCGTATCTCCGGTTGCTTCGCGTCCCACCCCGCTTGGCAGCGCACCGGTGCAGCCTGTCCAAGCTCCTCGGCAGTCGACGCCGCATTGA
- a CDS encoding AcvB/VirJ family lysyl-phosphatidylglycerol hydrolase, with protein MSGMNTVRIRQVAACVLATATAALYPVIGSAADTPTANSLSHGRFKNVQIIKPEGAPKGVTLLFSGDKGWTPADRQLADTLAAQGALVAGIDTAQVFSQFDGDDGKCVFPDGDLENLSRLVQAYEKLQGYTQPVIMAQPGRGANLAYALSVQASPKLFAGTISLGFCPELQMKKALCTNDEGPDVPNNRPRGSKSLVFEPAPLQSPWVVVPPQDDAACKQAAARDFIAKVPGAQLANVDKIVAPDAASLAQIAALYQKVNAGRAPDTPMPPATVADLPVIEIPATAGKSDMLVILLSGDGGWASIDKEVAASLAANGVPVLGFDSLRYFWSKRTPESTAADVDRLIRYYLSAWKKRRVVLVGFSQGADVLPFIVNRLPAATLEHVSLATFLSLGKRADFEFKLTNWVSASRGGLPIQPEIDRFPIGLGQCVYGAEDKDSLCPKIDVNRMALKKFPGGHHFDGNNDKVAAAIIDAARNCDGPREAICKRP; from the coding sequence CGCCAACAGCTTGTCGCATGGCCGGTTCAAGAATGTTCAGATCATCAAACCGGAAGGTGCGCCCAAGGGCGTCACGCTGCTGTTCTCGGGCGACAAGGGCTGGACGCCGGCCGATCGCCAACTGGCCGACACCCTGGCTGCGCAAGGCGCGCTGGTGGCGGGTATCGATACTGCACAGGTGTTTTCGCAGTTCGATGGCGACGACGGCAAGTGCGTGTTTCCCGACGGCGACCTGGAGAACCTGAGCCGTCTGGTTCAAGCCTATGAAAAGCTGCAGGGTTACACCCAGCCGGTGATCATGGCTCAGCCGGGTCGCGGTGCAAACCTGGCCTATGCCTTGTCGGTGCAGGCATCGCCCAAACTGTTCGCGGGCACCATCTCGCTGGGCTTCTGCCCGGAATTGCAGATGAAAAAGGCGCTTTGCACCAATGACGAAGGCCCGGATGTACCGAACAACCGGCCGCGTGGCAGCAAGAGCCTGGTGTTCGAACCGGCACCCTTGCAGTCGCCTTGGGTAGTCGTGCCGCCGCAAGATGACGCTGCCTGCAAACAGGCAGCCGCACGCGACTTCATTGCCAAGGTGCCGGGTGCGCAGTTGGCCAACGTGGACAAGATCGTGGCCCCGGATGCCGCTTCCTTGGCCCAGATTGCCGCGCTGTACCAGAAGGTCAACGCCGGTCGCGCACCCGACACCCCCATGCCGCCCGCTACCGTGGCGGATCTGCCGGTCATCGAAATTCCCGCCACCGCAGGCAAGAGCGACATGCTGGTGATTCTGCTCAGCGGCGATGGTGGCTGGGCCAGTATTGACAAGGAAGTGGCTGCTTCGCTGGCTGCCAATGGCGTGCCGGTGCTGGGCTTCGATTCCCTGCGTTACTTCTGGAGCAAACGCACACCGGAATCCACCGCTGCCGACGTTGATCGCCTGATTCGCTATTACCTGTCGGCGTGGAAAAAGCGTCGTGTGGTGCTGGTCGGGTTCTCGCAAGGGGCCGATGTGCTGCCCTTCATCGTGAACCGTCTGCCTGCTGCCACGCTTGAGCATGTGTCCTTAGCCACTTTCCTGAGCCTGGGCAAGCGTGCCGATTTCGAGTTCAAGCTGACCAACTGGGTATCTGCCAGCCGCGGGGGCTTGCCGATCCAGCCCGAAATCGATCGCTTCCCGATTGGCCTGGGGCAGTGCGTATATGGGGCAGAGGACAAGGACAGCTTGTGCCCGAAGATCGACGTCAACCGCATGGCGCTGAAGAAGTTCCCGGGCGGCCACCACTTTGATGGCAACAATGACAAAGTCGCTGCGGCAATCATTGACGCTGCGCGCAATTGCGATGGTCCGCGTGAGGCAATCTGCAAGCGTCCCTGA